Proteins from one Cryptomeria japonica chromosome 4, Sugi_1.0, whole genome shotgun sequence genomic window:
- the LOC131079058 gene encoding uncharacterized protein LOC131079058, producing MQKFKVETTKVPMPRENVRKPKPDKWAFLEEIDAPQWVDFALERSSHCQERDDSWFDTVHSFHQKSFHDLVSASTLAGQTKCKVKKPVHFNTGLVNSVSKTRGSKQLPRNKVAGISIDLSGMDKPHNCQTRIAEDKPMPFKSNGNINRGRSAFLQKLSDNTATTSRSQIPIIGNGLKNSRYEQAKSSTVYRLKNQSTTFSQIPGKENESKDQMDDQVKPSVAAGLSNQSDEACSQIPSKGIEMKNQIDEQVQSSTVGTLSDQSAEACSQRPTEGNELKDQIDEQVKSLTVSGPISQSTETCSHMFSMRHELKNQTDVQLNSSEIGDLNNQSMAVEIRAPMSRTSGLLSMLKMASLRRSCGMLPMRVEVKDAEEPKDRDSSNKVSTGSLGGRSRKISSIGSINNNSQEVKKEGKVKILKNPVQGSTISPIEHNGKKSSIGSSSTIVEKSQIGREAAVTQKKTRGALKAVGRKQGQPIRDVSRDLARSQGQLIGGRNCDGVLSTRTKNACRKPLQNVHNAVLSQRNVGMLQNQRFAGKENNHLGTIQMSKVKRVEAKKPLTTIKGTVHRQMGQEEIIRSAQPKIESMIHSIKDIKQWEKSSGRSYFYLSQMQRDKANREIQISKSRYR from the exons ATGCAGAAATTCAAAGTGGAAACTACCAAGGTGCCGATGCCTCGAGAAAATGTTCGCAAGCCCAAGCCCGACAAATGGGCTTTCCTG GAGGAAATAGATGCCCCTCAGTGGGTTGATTTTGCTTTGGAGAGAAGTTCCCATTGCCAAGAACG GGATGATAGCTGGTTCGACACTGTGCATTC GTTTCATCAGAAATCATTCCATGACCTAGTGTCTGCTTCTACACTTGCTGGACAAACGAAGTGTAAGGTCAAAAAACCAGTTCATTTTAATACAGGCCTTGTTAACTCTGTTTCAAAAACAAGGGGCAGTAAGCAATTGCCGAGGAACAAGGTGGCAGGAATTTCCATAGATTTATCAGGAATGGATAAACCACACAACTGCCAGACCAG GATAGCAGAGGATAAACCTATGCCATTCAAATCAAATGGTAATATTAATAGAGGTAGGAGTGCTTTTCTGCAGAAGTTGAGTGATAACACTGCAACCACATCTCGCTCACAGATACCTATAATTGGAAACGGACTGAAAAATTCAAGATATGAACAAGCCAAGTCATCAACGGTTTATCGTCTCAAGAATCAATCAACAACTTTCTCACAGATACCTGGTAAGGAAAATGAATCGAAAGATCAAATGGACGATCAAGTTAAGCCATCAGTGGCTGCTGGCCTTTCCAATCAATCAGACGAAGCTTGCTCACAAATACCCAGTAAGGGGATTGAAATGAAAAACCAAATAGATGAACAAGTTCAATCATCAACAGTTGGTACCCTTTCTGATCAATCAGCTGAAGCGTGCTCACAGAGACCCACTGAGGGAAATGAGTTGAAAGATCAAATAGATGAACAAGTTAAGTCATTAACAGTTTCTGGTCCGATCAGTCAATCAACTGAAACTTGCTCGCATATGTTCAGCATGAGACATGAATTAAAAAATCAAACTGACGTACAACTTAATTCATCAGAAATTGGTGACCTCAATAATCAATCAATGGCTGTTGAGATTAGAGCTCCAATGTCTAGAACTTCTGGACTGCTGTCGATGCTTAAAATGGCTAGCCTGAGGAGAAGCTGTGGAATGTTGCCAATGAGGGTGGAGGTGAAGGATGCAGAGGAACCAAAAGACAGGGATTCTTCTAATAAGGTAAGCACTGGATCTTTGGGTGGGAGAAGTAGAAAAATATCCAGTATTGGATCAATCAATAACAATTCACAAGAGGTCAAGAAAGAGGGCAAAGTTAAGATATTGAAAAATCCAGTTCAAGGTAGCACTATATCTCCAATTGAGCACAATGGAAAGAAGTCAAGCATTGGGTCATCTAGTACTATTGTAGAGAAATCCCAAATAGGACGTGAAGCAGCAGTGACTCAAAAGAAAACCAGAGGAGCTTTAAAAGCAGTTGGAAGAAAGCAAGGGCAACCAATCAGGGATGTTTCACGAGATTTGGCAAGAAGTCAAGGGCAGTTGATTGGAGGTAGAAATTGTGATGGTGTTCTTTCCACGCGAACAAAAAAT GCTTGTAGAAAACCTCTACAGAATGTACATAATGCAGTACTGtctcaacgcaatgttggcatgcTTCAAAACCAGAGATTTGCTGGAAAAGAAAACAATCATTTGGGAACCATCCAAATGTCGAAAGTCAAGAGAGTAGAAGCAAAGAAGCCTCTTACAACGATCAAGGGCACTGTGCACCGTCAGATGGGTCAA